The sequence GCTAGTTTCTTGCGTTTGCCGATGGACGAAACGTTGAACAGCCTAAAGGCCAAATGGGCTGTGCAAGTGCCAGCCTGAGAGTACTACTACTAGCACTGTAATCTTCAGAGAAACGCGCACACGCACGCCGGGCATGTCAGTTTAATCTGTTGCTCAAGCTTATAGTTTGCTGTCACAGTTAGTTTCATTCGGGTCACGCGTAGCAAATGGCCAGCCGAGTCTTGCGCGTTCATACGCACGAACTGCAGGTTGTGCCGCACGTTTAGAGTCAAAGTAGGCCCGTTTATAAGCTCTTGTATTATAAATAAACGgtgaagaaaatagaaaagtcaCGTTAAGTTGTTGAGCGACGCAAAACTCTCTCTCACATCTGAGTGTTCCTGTGTTCTTTCAACGTGCTTGTGCATGCTCGAACGTGGTTGTGAGTGCTCGTAGAGTGATCGTGCGTGGTCGTGAGTGCTCGTGGAGTGGTCGTGTGTGCTCGGCAAGGGTTGTAGGCCAACAAGTGGCATCAGAGCCTGGTGTAAATCGCTCATGCGCCATGTCAGAATCATGGGCTCCGGAAGGCTCGAGATAGTCTCGGACTCTACCGCGATGGGGACGTCATGTGTCTCCCTCTCCCGTTCCGCGTTGAGGACACCGAGACGACGGTGGCCGTGCGCGCGAGAGGTTGCAGGCTCGGTGGCATATCCGACCCTCACTTGGACAAACTACGACGACTGGTCGATGGTCATGAAAGTAATGCTCCAAGCTCGCGGGCTCTGGAGTGCTGTCGACCACAGCACCAACGAGGAGCAGGAGGATCGGATGGCTCTAGAGGCCATGCTCTCGGACGTTCTGATGGAGATGATCTCTGCACTGGTGACCAAGCCCAGCACCAAGGAGGCTTGGGACAGACTCAAGGCCATGCGCGCTGGCACCAATTGCGTACAAAAAGCAAAAGCACAACAGCTCTGTAAGGAGTATGAGGCGATTGAGTTTCGTGGCGGCGAGACAGTGGAGGATTTTGCGCTACGTCTTAGCAGTCTAGTGAACCAGATGGAGACTCTCAGCGAGGTCATTGATGACATGGCAGTTGTCGAGAAGTACCTGCATGTGGTGCCTCCCAGGTTTGCGCAGATCACCCTATCCATTGAGGCCCTGCTTGATCTGTTCACACTATCCATCGAGGAGGTGATTGGTTGCTTGAAGGCCATCGAGGACCATTGCACGACAACCGCTTCGACAAATGCAAGCGGGCAACTCCTGTCATTGAGGAGGAGTGGATGGCGCAGCTAAAGGATCGGCTGCCAGGGGAGGGCTCCTCCAACTCAGGCAAGGGTGGTGGCCGCAGGCGCCGCCGCAGCAAGCCGAGCTGCAAGAAGGGTGACTCCAACGGCAAGCAAGAGTTCGGATGCGACATCATCAACGATAAGTGCCACAACGCGACAGAGCTAGCACGCCTCAGGTGCGTCAAGCTTGTCGAGACACGCGCGCAGGTGAACCTTGGCTGTGAAGTCGAGGGACGGAGCGACGTGTGGTATCTGGACATTGGCGACATCAATCACATGACTGGCAACGGTGATGTGTTCACGAAGCTCGACATCGGCATCATCGGCTCGGTCAAGTTTGGGAACGGCTCTATCGTTGAAATCCACGATCGTGGCACGATATTGTTCAAGTGCCAGAATTCTGAACATCGCACTGTCACGGACGTTTACTTCATCCCCAAGCTGAAGAGCAACATCATCAGCATTGGCCAGCTCGACGAGCGTGGATGCCAAGTGATGATCGACAGGGGAGTGCTACGGATCCATGATCGGGAAAGCCGTCTTCTCGCCAAGTAACGTGCTTCAAGAACCGACTGTATATGATCAAATTGAACATCACCCAACCGGTGTGCCTGGTCGTACGGCATGATGACGAGATGTGGCTCTGGCATGCCCGTTTCGGTCATCTGCACTTCGACATGCTGAAGAAGTTGGCGCGCCACGAGATGGTGCTCGGTCTGTCGACGATCGACCATGGCAGCGAGGTCTACAACATctgtctcaccgccaagcaaTGACTTGCTGTGCTCGTGTTGGAGGCCAACTAGCGTGCCGAAGGTCTTTTGGACCTCATGCACGGTGATTTGTGCAGGCCCATCACTCCAGCGACACATGGTGGGTGACGCTACTTTCTATTGCTGGTGGACGACCACAGCCGCTACATGTGGTTGCGTCTACTAACCAGCTAGGATGAGGTGGCCACAATGATCAAGGAGTACCAGGTGCGCATTGAGATGGAGATCAGACAATGACTACGTGtgctgatcaccggactatctagtgggTTGTTCCATTATGCCTTACAGacaaaaacactccggtgttatCATACTTTGATCACTGAACTATCAGGTaaggcttagccttcattctttagcacgacatccttctctggaagaattgctttggtgagcacacttgctaatcactggaccttccggtgaggttttcaggcctctcttctcctttgtcaaatatgctacggtgagctcaacatccacagcaccggaccatccggtgaggcaaatattcttgggacttcttcaattcgatCAAACTTTATCCTAGCTGCGGTGATTTCTTTATATATTGTatccataagatctactaacatatatttttgataaaatgttagtcacattgactatgttgtcattaatgaccaaaatcacaatcatggtctaatagagTAATTTTTGCTACAACGTGCCTGctataaaatcatcttcatgcgGATAACcgatcacaatctcaactcttataTCCGCTAATGAGACCTCAGATTCAGttaactaaataaaaactcaGTACAACCGATTTAGACAAATACAACTAAccaaacactattttttttaataaatatgattttacTCAGTCTGCTTTCCTTTAGTCTTCTTATACAATACATCTCTATAAAACCTCATCCGGAGAACAAACACAACGGTTCGCATGTCCTACAACTTAGGGCACCATCTCTGTTCACTTTGCAGGGTATCTTGCAACCACCAATCATTTCCTAAGTTTAAACGGACAGAACATGATATTCACTGTATCATTGAACGTGTACTGTCTATCATTGGAATGGCATATACTCTCTCTTTTTAACAAAGTATAACTTCCGGTCTATACACCAACTAGAGATATATAGTTATTAAacttataaatatttaaataggTGCACACTAAAATTTGAATCTTGATGGGTCTTCCTATGACTCCACCACACCAATGATACTTTTGCTTATGTATCTCATTTCTTACAGGGAACTGACACGAATTAGGTACCTCTTCCAAAACACATGATTCAGAGATTTGGTACACAGAATCGAAGCAAATGATTGCGTTTGTACCAATAATAACGTCCATGATTTAGTTGTGCGCCTGTCGTTCCTTCTGCTTTCCTGCTGTGCTCGAATTCCCGTTCCTAACGCTGcatatcagagagagagagatgtctCAAGAATCAGCGAGCAGGTACTTAGCACTGTGTAATACACAACATGCTATACCTGCCAAGATACAGTTACTTTTTTAATAGTTCACGCATGACCCGTAGCCTCCATTCCTCCCATGATTTGCTCCACAACCATGTGACCCCTACCAAAGCACGTCGGGTGCAACGACGGTGCAACGACCACGGATGGCGATCGCCGCCGTGCTGCATTCGATTcctgcctataaataccccggCAAGGTGCTCCTCCCTGACCATCGAAGCACAGAACCTCCTGTCTGCTCAGTACTAACAGTAGCTACGCTCTTAAAATCGGAGTAGGCTCGTAGTACAATGGCCTCCGTCTGCTCCAAGGTGGTGGCGCTTGGTGCACTCTTCTCCCTCCTTGTCACGTATGGTTCGTGCGCTAGGCCGGTGAACTTTAACGCCTCCGACTTCACCGCCGACCCTAACTGGGATGCCGCCAGGGCCACCTGGTATGGCGCGCCCACCGGCGCCGGCCCTGACGACGACGGTACGTACATGCATTATTTCCAGTGCATGCACGCATGGTGCTCGATCGTATACACGAATGCCGTGTTCTTGAACTATCTCTAAACTTGCGTGCGTCCATTGATGGTCAGGTGGTGCCTGCGGATTCAAGAACGTGAACCTGCCGCCATTCTCGGCCATGACGTCGTGCGGCAACGAGCCCCTGTTCAAGGACGGCAAGGGCTGCGGCTCCTGCTATCAGGTGGATTACTTGGTCACATGTTTTCCTATGCACGGTCCTTATGGTGCAGTTTTGACTTACTCCATTCGCTTGCCTTTTCCAGATAAGATGCGTCAACCACCCTGCGTGCTCCGGCAACCCGGAGACGGTCATCATCACCGACATGAACTACTACCCGGTCGCCAAGTACCACTTCGACCTCAGCGGCACGGCGTTCGGTGCCATGGCCAAGCCTGGCCTCAACGACGAGCTCCGCCACGCCGGCATCATCGACATCCAGTTCAAGAGGTGGGTAGCATGCACTCGTTGCACAGAACCACAGACGTCCAGCAATCTTGCCGTGGAGCCCTTGTACTTTTGCTGAACCAACCTTAATGATAACGTCCGGTCTTTTATTGGGGCCCAAGTAGATTCGCAGAAATGTTTAGTAGTATTTCCGCTTCATAATTTGTCGTCTCCGATTGTTACTGTACTGTATACTCACTCCTAATTTGGAGTTTGAGCACTATGGACCAGGCTAATGGAAGCATGTCACATGCAGAGTGCCTTGCAACTACCCGGGGCAGAAGGTGACGTTCCACGTCGAGAAGGGCTCGAACCCGGTCTACTTCGCGGTGCTCGTCGAGTTCGAAGACGGCGACGGCGATGTGGTGCAGGTGGATCTCATGGAGGGCAACTCCGGGTCTTGGACGCCGATGCGCGAGTCGTGGGGATCCATCTGGAGGCTGGACTCCAACCACCGGCTGCAGGCGCCATTCTCGCTGCGCATCACCAACGAGTCCGGCAGGACGCTGGTGGCGAACCAGGTCATCCCGGCCAACTGGGTGCCCAACACCTACTACCGCTCCATCATCCAGTATTAGCTAAAGATAATTCCGTGTCATTGGGTAGAATAGTTTGGTACTGTATCTCGTTGCATCGGATTGAGGTGCTTTATTTAGTAGGTGAGACGTCGAGTGTTGTTGCGTTGTGTGTCTTCAAGATCGACGAGTGGGAAATGGAGGCAGGTTTGCATGTGCTTTCCAGCCCACTGTCAATGCATGTACTAGTGTGATCAAGATTATAAATTGTTAACAGTGTTCTGCGTGCCATTCAGTAGGTATTAATTTGCTTGTCTCTCTCGTTTCATTTCTGCCACTGCTTGATTATTCAGCACAAGTCTGGTACACCTATCAGTTTTTCCATTGGTCTCTAAGGTCCCCGTTTGGGACTCGGTAATTTTTATTGCTACTGGAGTTGAGCTATTTATGTATCATTCCAGCGTTCCGAACCGCTCGTTATTCAGTCTAAGTGCCAAGGATGCACTAGACGACTCTGATCATGACTTCCTAACCAACAATGGTAGCCTTGCTCCATGGACTCGGTGGAATGACTTCTTGACTTCTTAGTCGGATGATTAGGATTTGGAGGTTCAGAAAGGGCACTgtttttgtacagacggttatGCAGCTGACTTAGCATGGACGGACTTTCTGAATTTTAAACCGAACAGCAAAGTTTTCTTTCTTGCTGAAGCCTTTTCAGCTTTAGCTTTACTGATGGTACTCTATCACCCTAGATTTTGCAATCCTGAAAAGGAACATCATCATAATTCCAGCAACGGCCAAAGGAGTGCAAGAATGCAGGAGTACTTAATTACAGCAACTAGTGCGTTGGTTGAATGCAAAGTACTTAATTACACAAGTCTTTCTTGGTCCAAAGCATTTTTGGCCGCCCAAACCGTTTTCAGTTTCATCGTTTTTTAGGGCTGCCGTCTATATTATGGTTATGTTATCTATAGACAAAATAATAGATAAGTCATTGTATGAGTTATTTATAAGTAGTATATATGACATCCAATTATTAAATGATACGTGAAAAGTTAAGACAACAAATAACATACAACATCTAtacaatagaaaaaatattgtcTATGAGTATTTCTCTCATACTACAGATCGTATGGGCCAAAATCTAAAATGGAGTCGTtccatcccacccaccaaacaaacatctgATTCTGgaccatctcatctcatccctaAATACATGAATAGAATCATTCCATCCTACctcgctctccaaccaaacactacctaatagattctctcttgttttttttCACCTCATGAACAATCCTAGTTGTCATGCTAACATCACCTCATTGTACATGTgcaggggctgtttggtttatGCCCTTTCTTAGTCATAACAAAATTTGGTGTTACCAAAACTCGGGCAATGCCATAATGTTGGCGTAAAAAGTTGTTTAGTTTGGTACCATACCAATTTGCGGGCAATGCTAAAACACAGGAAGGAAAAATAGTGTGTTTGGGTTCTGTGAAAAAAAGAATCCACTGCTAATTAATGGAAGTGCAAAAAAAAGGTTGCTTGGTTTACTACGATACCAATTTGCGGGCAACGCCAAAACACAGGAAGGAAAAATAGTGTTTGAGATGCAACCATATCAAACTTTGCCAAAGTTATAAGCATGGCATGTGGAACCCACATGTCATTTTTTCTCCTCCAAAATATAGTCAAATGTGATCTTATTTTGAAGATTTAATTGCAAGAAATATTTGATGCAGACAGCTCACAAATCAGATACACGATTTAAGATATATTGTCATTTGAAGATACTTGGTGTCAAAACCTTAGACTGCGTGCAGCCATTGAGCTACAGCCACGTCAGCTCTCGCCATCCGAATGCTGCTTCGCTGCTGCGCCAAAACCTCGCCATGCTTGCCTTCTTTCTCTACGTTGGCAATGCCAAATTTTTGTGGGTGCACCGAAATTTGCGAATAGATTCATCGCTTTCACTACTGTGAAAGCCGGCAAAGTCGCCGCTTAAAGTGATCTAAACTGAATTCGTGCCGTAATTACCGGGCGACTGGCGTCAGACTCTCACTTCAGTCACTTCCAGTGACCGCACCAAATTAAAGGAAGCTGCAGAATGGTGCATACAGGCATACCGCATACAACATGAACTGCTTTAAACTAGTTGTTCATGTGGATCAACAAGATTTACATACTGAAATGAAGCATCGGCAAATCGGTTTGCAGGAAATTAGAAAAGGGGCCCATCCTTCTAAATGCTTGTGAAACGTTGTTGCCCTTCctgtgaaacaaaaaaaaaacattatgttCAGTACAGCAGTTCTGCTGCCgacaacttttcttttttcgtCAGCATAAAGAGATAAGACGCATAAGAAATGGAGAGACCACAATTTCTATATTTCTGTTCACTCGTCCAAACAGTTAGCTACGGAAAGAGACAACAACTGACGCACGATGGCTCCAGGCGCATGTGTGAGCGAGGGAAGCCGGATGCCGACGGCTGCGCTGCATCCTTGCATGTGAGGTGCGGCCCACGGCGAAGGCAACTGCCGCCGGACCCGGGCAGTTATCCGGCCAGACATACCAGCGACCGGCAAGCAGAGTGCAGCGATGACCAATAAGCCGAGCCTCTGCAACCGATTTCCAGGGCCCGAGTTGTCTGGCACCCACCAATGCCGCGCGGCAAGCAGAGTGCTCTCCCCGGCCTCGGGTCTCGTCTGCCCTGTGACGTCTCGCCGTCGCGGGTGACCATGGCCTTGTGGAGATGCTTTCGGTTGCGCACGCACGGCGGCATGGGCTGCATGTAAAGCTGCGTACGCTTCACGTGTGAGCAACGCCGGGCCACCGGGCAAGCAGTGTCCTCGGCGACGTTATTGGGTTTTGCGTTGCACGCATCATTAGCAGTGGAATTCTTGCTACGATTTTAACTGCATCggttctcaaatagatatcaTCTTTTCTCAAATACATGTCGTTTTAGAACGTGTGCGGTTAAATCTCAAAATCTTTAACCATTACTGGTTATCTAGTTTTGTATTTGCTGGGTAATGACTAGCGTCGTTTTCCTAATTTTGGAAATAGTTCGTACGATGTGTTTTGAGTTTACTAAGATGTCACAAGAATTTAATTTTGTTGGACTGTCCCTTCAGTTCTTGCACGCCTACCCTTCTCGTGCTGTGTGCTCAATCTCTTAATTCACATTAGTCTAGTGTTCATATTAGTATATGTTCATATTAGTCTTGCGTTCTTATTAGtcattatatatatactgtatatatattttgcatgtatgctcactgtagttcatATCTGCGTATATcctacaagttgtaactcacagtgtttcgggttgtaactcacaatgttTCGAGTTGTGACTGTGGATgtacgcagtgcgaataacaagttgtaactcacagtgttagcttcgtgttgcaattatgtatttatgaacgtgaagttgtaactggtctacctaataagttgtaactcacagtgtttcgagttgtaattggaggatgtgcgcagtgcgaataacaagttgcacctcacagtgttagcttctcgtgttgcaattatgcatttctggacgtaaagttgtaactggtctacctaacaagttgtaactcatagtgtttcgggttgtaactgggggatatACGCAgtacgaataacaagttgtaactcacagtgtttcaggTTGTAATTggaggatgtgcgcagtgcgaatagcaaCTACGCATAGGCACAGAATAGCTTcaccgtgtatatatatagtgcGCGTGATTATCTTCGCTTACATGGTATCATAGGGTTTCGTTTCTCAACCTAGCCACTAAATCACTTTCGCCGCGCCGCTATCGGGGAGATCTATCCCTGTGATCTCCGCTAGGGGCTGCGCAACTCCTAGTGTAGTCGTGTTAGTGTTCCTCGTCGCCTGATGCTCCTCCGCCGGGGTGGCGTCCGTTGTGCTCTCCACTGCACGCCCTACGGCCCTACGCATCACCGCCTGCCACGGCCTCGTGTTGGCGTTCCTCGTCATCCAATGCTATGCCGCTAGGGTGGCATCCGTCGTGCTCTCCACCTctccacccccaccccctcGAGGAGATCAATCCCCATGTGTAGGGGTTGTGTTGTTGATCCTTGAGATCGATGCACAGCTGAGTTTTTTTTCGATCTATAAAATAGGTTCTCTTGTCGGTCACTTGTTcagcgttattctttttagttttCTGATAGAGTCGACCCCTCCGGCTGTCGTTGTGCCACCTCTCTTGGCGCAATGCCGCTACCGTCCAGCCACTGCGTGTTGTTCCGGATTTCTCCCTCTTGCCATTGAGCGCACTACAACCGTCGATGGGCCCTTCTCTGCTGCTACTTCTACACCCTTAAGTGTCGTCATCTATTTATTTGCATGCACTCatgcatttttcctttttctccttgACCCAGCTTCATCTACTCAGGTACTCTAGCCACCTCGTGCTCGTCCGGCTTTCTCCCTCTTGCCATCAAGCCCTTCTCTGCTGTTGCTTTTATACCCTTTGGTGTCGTTGTTAAACTGCCCCTTCGGTTCTCGAACGCCTAACCTTCTTGTGCCATGTGCTCAAACTCTTGAGTTCACATTAGTATTGTGTTCATATTAATCTTGTGTTCCCATTAGACATGACAGCATGTACtcccacatatatatatatatatatatatatatatatatatatgaagcatatttggtactctCGGGAGTATATACTCCCACATACGTATCTCATTACGTAGagagtatctcatgtgataaataatATGACATGgagtatgtgagtatataagatcatccaagtggtatatatagtttttttagaCGATTTATACATAGTTTTTTAGTGTATTACatttatgtacaaatacaaaggtattatcaaaatataataaaattgatggacttcttttctattttttcatgtagttcacattggagtatcttagaatgagtatataagtatactcatagtgacaaaagagtatatccagttcatttatgtggtatatcatatTAGAGAGTATGTACTTTGGAAGTACAGACTGgtttatatatacacatatacacacacacaaattTCGCTATTCACTGTGTAGTAGTGTATAggattttcatatttttggttATATGTGAATAAGTTATGTGTGAACTAAatactttattttttctttttcttcaaaaaaagatatcttccaagttccaactcATGCAGCCATTGTCCTAGGAAAAACAATTATACTTTTGCACAGTCGATTATACTCTGATCGTCACTGAAACCGGATAAGATTATCCAATATTTTGTTGAGTGATTGGGGCTACTATTGCTTTTATGAATATGCCATTTAATCTCACAATTCAAATAGTCACCTGCTCTTTTTTAATTGATCCTTACTTTTTCCTGTTTTTGAGCAGACAGGAGTTGCACTTGGTCGATCATGAGCTCACTGACAACATGCCTTCTAATGACTTAATGAGTATTACGAGTATTTTGGTTCAGATTACACTCTGATTAACAAAATCTAGTATAGATGTAAGGAAATCTAGAAGGGTAATGGAATTTCATACTGTTATTGGGGATAATTGGAACAGGAACTACCTAGTAACTGTTGTGACTTCTATAAAGCACCATACTGTTCATTAATTTTTGGAGAATAACATTGCCTGCTGCTCTTTTTTTGGGGTTAGATGACCAAAATACCCTGTTCATGCAATTCTAGTCCTGCTCATCTGGGCATAGTTTGGCATGTTATCCTGGCCTTTTCTGCTATTTTCTTTATTGAATGGGCATAGTTTGCCCATTCAAATTTAGGTTGGATCTAAAAACTCTATCATTTATACagtaaaatctaataaaaatttAGATGTAAGCCACAAGCTGAAATTCAGACTGCCATAGATCTGGTTCCGCCCCTGATTTTAGAAACTAGATTGAACCGCTAGTTGAACTGCAAAAATTggaacaaaatgaaaaaaaggggCAGCATAAAGAACATGGGCTCAACCTAAATTTTAGATCCGAAAATGTCGTATATTAATTAAGAGGGGAGTTTAGCCAGCATGTGAGGCACATACTGCAAAGAACACGAAAGAGCACACACCCAAGCAATTAGCTGTTTTCACCAAGCTGAAGCTTATCAACACAGATACATGGAAGATTACTCGCAAAAACATGAGCGACTAGGAACCGAAGCTAAAATTGAAACTAAGGAACTAATAGAGCTAAGCCTTCGGAGTCGACCATTGTTGGCAAAATGAATTCCAAATCTTGTGCACCTGCCATAACCCACTCCCGGGTCTCATCATGTAGATCAGACACAACATGTCATATTGTTTTTTCTTGCTTGTTGAAGACATGATTGTTTCGCTCCTTCCAGACCGTCCATATGACTAGAATGCAAAGCGAGCGAAGACCCTTGGCCGCCTTACCTGATGCACATTGAGTGAGGGATTTGTACCAGTCTGTTCCGCAGGACCCAAGTGACCTCATTGGCCAAAGACTTGGCATTAGGTTGGGGTGTTGCACCCAAGAGGCAACCTTGTTCCAAAACTCCTATGTAAATGCACAGTCCAAAAACAAGTGATCCACCATCTCAAGGTTGCGCAAACATAGCTGGCAGAAGTAGCAGTTCGGCCATCCACATCCCTTCAATTGATCGACAGTTCAAATACGTCTTTGGAGGAGTAGCCAAAGGAAAAACTTACACCGGGGAGGAGCCCAGGGCTGCCATACTATGTTGTCCATCTCGATTATTTCGGCGCCTTCGAATTGGAGGAGGTAAGCTATTTGGGTGGAGTATTCCCCTGAAGGAGTACATGTCCAGGTGATCGTGTCCATAGAAGTACTACTCGTATGTAGGTGCACTGATTGAAGAAGGGTCCAAAGATGAACATAATCAGCTAGGAGAGTTGGGGTAAGATCATGGTCTAGATCCTGAATCCATCTATCATCAGTGAGGACATCAGACACTGTGCAGTTTTTTGCGCTTGCTGTGATGATAAAGGGAAGGAAACAAAGACGCTGGTGCTACGCCCTCCAACCAACTGGATAGCCAGAATGATGCCTTCTTGCCATTGCCTAGCTGTATAAAAGTGGAAGCATTAAAGAGAGCAACATCAATCGAACTGACCGGTAATTGCATACCCTTCCAGGGCGCTCAGGGTGCATCCACTCGAACCAAATCCAGTGGAGACGCAACGAACGGCCAAAGAATTCTAGGTTTGTGATCCCCAGGTCATCGTTGGCGGTGGGACGGCATACACGAGACCAATTCACTTTGCACTTGCCCTTCTGAGCTGTTCATCACCTGCCCAGAGGAAACATCGCTGTGCCTTATCCAATTCCTTTATGATTTGCTTCAACGGCTGAAGAACCGTTAGAAGATAGGTGGGCAGTGAACTCAGGACAGTGCGTACAAGCTCGCGCCTTCCGGTAGGCGATAGAAACCTCCCCTGCTAGCCCGCCAAGCGCGCCTTCACCCGGCCTTTGATCAACTGTAATTGGGCAAGGCGAAGTCGGCCAAGGGAGATAGGCAGTCCTAGACTCCTAGGTAGGTAATCGAAAAGGGAGCCCGGATAACAGGGAAGTTTTCGAGCATTGTCTCCATGTCAAGACCTTGGCAGCGGATGGTGGACACTGTGCTCTTAGTGAGATTGAT is a genomic window of Phragmites australis chromosome 24, lpPhrAust1.1, whole genome shotgun sequence containing:
- the LOC133908036 gene encoding expansin-B3-like codes for the protein MASVCSKVVALGALFSLLVTYGSCARPVNFNASDFTADPNWDAARATWYGAPTGAGPDDDGGACGFKNVNLPPFSAMTSCGNEPLFKDGKGCGSCYQIRCVNHPACSGNPETVIITDMNYYPVAKYHFDLSGTAFGAMAKPGLNDELRHAGIIDIQFKRVPCNYPGQKVTFHVEKGSNPVYFAVLVEFEDGDGDVVQVDLMEGNSGSWTPMRESWGSIWRLDSNHRLQAPFSLRITNESGRTLVANQVIPANWVPNTYYRSIIQY